The following proteins come from a genomic window of Aquimarina sp. MAR_2010_214:
- a CDS encoding GIDE domain-containing protein: MLFPFLSFDIDTSDVLFFVLIGGMILYGVLKKKKPSTIETLEVSKISESPNGLCKIKGRILAIDKIGSPITETKCIGYSYSQLSYRYGGIRRAKGRKKWRTYRTESKSTDFYIEDSTGKIKVNARGISIQINVNRTEKKLSRTLLDVENLLLEDGTEYILTGTVIKNKDGSLEIIKNEKDKELVIMDKALYEFVYEDIPFMKKKASFFILFLVICVLCFIIYKSISN, encoded by the coding sequence ATGCTATTTCCTTTTTTATCCTTCGACATTGATACTTCTGATGTTTTGTTTTTTGTTTTGATCGGAGGTATGATCTTATACGGTGTTCTTAAAAAGAAAAAACCAAGTACTATCGAAACTCTTGAGGTTTCTAAAATAAGTGAATCACCTAATGGATTATGTAAGATAAAAGGACGTATACTAGCTATTGATAAGATAGGGTCACCTATAACAGAAACTAAATGTATTGGTTATAGTTATAGCCAATTATCCTATCGTTACGGTGGAATAAGAAGAGCGAAAGGAAGAAAAAAATGGAGAACTTATAGAACTGAATCTAAAAGTACTGATTTCTATATCGAAGATTCTACAGGGAAAATAAAAGTAAATGCTAGAGGCATTTCTATACAAATAAATGTAAATAGAACAGAAAAAAAACTATCCAGAACGTTACTTGACGTAGAAAATTTATTGTTAGAAGACGGTACAGAATATATTCTTACAGGTACAGTCATTAAGAATAAAGATGGTAGTTTGGAGATCATAAAAAACGAAAAAGATAAGGAACTGGTTATAATGGATAAAGCCTTGTATGAATTTGTTTATGAAGATATTCCTTTTATGAAAAAAAAAGCAAGCTTTTTTATATTGTTTTTAGTGATTTGTGTACTATGTTTTATCATTTACAAATCTATTTCTAATTAA